The window CGACTTATGCCCCGGTTTGCAGCACCGGAAGCATAACTGGCTGCGATCTACCGATTGGCATTGGCGGCCAGTGTGTCCAATCTCCAGACACCGGAAGCATTGCATAGGCCTTGGCTCTAGCGACTGCACCCGGGCCGAACTCCACCCAACCAAAACATGTCCACTGTCCACCAGAGTTTTCGCAGCTGCAACAGGGCATTGTACTACAACGCTGCCAACGCCGAACAGTCCGACCTTAATAATGCCCACCTTAACATGGTCAGATGAGCATTTGCCTGTGTCGGCGATTGCAGCCGCGATGTCCTCTCTGGTGACAGAGTCGTCGAGACCTGTTATGCGCAGATCCGCACACTTTGTGGGACGCGCCACCCGGACAGTGTCTGGAAGGACATCCTTTAGTTTGGACGCCAGCTTATCCGCCTTGTCCTCGTTCTCGCTCCCAGTGATTTCGAGGACCCGTGCCCCCGTCGCGGCTTGCCGGAACTTGAGTCCAGCTATGCCGATGTCCTTCAGTTGGATTCTGTCCCTCGCACTGGAGAGCACCTTGTCGTAGCTGAGGCCCTGCTCCACAGCCTCAGGCTGCAACGTGATGACCACAGCAGACGAGCGAGGCTGGCGCAACTTCACCTTCTTCCTGGGTTTTGGCTTCAACTTAGTGCTCGCCTGTGCAGGGACAGAGTTGGACTTCGGCAGTTGGGTCGCAGGTGTAGTTGCGACCTTCTTCTTTTTCCCTCCACGCTTCACCACCGTAGCCCATGTCTCCCCAGTTTGGGTTGATGGGGGCGGCGGCGGAGGAGGCGGCGGGTTTGGGACAGCGGCCTTTTTAGGCCCCTTACCCTTCTGCTTTTTAGCAGAGGCAACAGCACCCTGCGGAGGCTCAGCCTGCTTGGCCTGCTTGGGAGCAGCCGTGACAGGAGGAGGCGGAAGAGAGGACCGACTTGTCGAGGGAACGGGATCCGACCTCAGCGGAGGGCGCATCCGTTTCTCAGGCAAGAGTCGGTTTTCCAAATTCTTCAGCTTGGCATCGATCATGAAGCCGATGTCAAGCATCATGGAAGATTTGAACTCCTCCACGCTCCTGTCTTCCGTAGATCGGGTAGGAGTGCGAACCTGGTCCACGTCCGTACGCAGGCGAGCCACTTCCTCCCGTAAGGTCTCCAGTTGTTCGCGCAATTGCGCGTTCTCCGCTTGGAGCGCAGCTGTCTCCTCATTAGCAGTTCTCCCTTGGAGAGCCGCTGCCGCCTCTTTTATTTGTTCCGCAGCCACTTTAAGGACGCGGACGTAGGTACCCTTGAGATTTTTAGATTTGGTGGCTACTTGGAGTATTAGCTCCACACCATTCTCAACCCGCTTCTGCAGGGAGTCAGCTGGGATCTTAAGGGCTGACTTCAGGGTATTCGTCAACTCAATTTCGGAGTCCAGGTCCAGTTCGGCCTGTTTGGCTTTGACCAGTTCCTCCTTCGCTTTCGCGAGGCCAACATAATGCCCGGTAGTGGGCGGTCTTCCTCTGCCGCGTTTGGCAGTGCTTTTCACGGAGGATACAGCAGTAATGATGGAGCTGGCGCATGATTCGCCACTGCTGTCTGCCTCCGGAGCACATCGCTTGGCTCGTCGCCTGCCGCCGGCAACGGAGCCTCCGTCGGAGTACGAGATGGCAGTGTCCATACCGGAACAGTCGGATTCCGACCCCGATATGAGCACCGCTGTCCTCTCCGGTTCCTTCCTCTGCCCTTCCGGGCCTTTCGCCAAGCTCCCTCCAGCTCTGGCCTTATAAGTTCTGGGGGGTGCATTATCCTTCAACCCTCGGCTCTTGCCGCTAAGAGCCGCTGGTTCCGGGTCCAAAATCAACCCACCCTTCTGTATCCCCTTGCGGGGCCCTTCGACCGCGTCAGAGCAGCCACCTCTATCAACACTAGAGAATAGGGCCGCCTCCGGATCGGTGGAATCCACAGGCAGTTCCGTATTCTCCCCATATCGCGCGCAATCTCTTCCATATTCATCGCCAAAGTCGTCTACAAGATCGGTCCGTTTATTCTGGGTGTATTTTAAAtctattaaattaacaaaaggttttttattGGCCATTCTATTTGTTAGTCCCACGAGAATGAGGGAAATAAACGGTCCACCCGGGCAGTGCCCTCTGTACCCGGGTAACCCTAATCCGTCTGGGGGGTCGGGCGGTACCCCAGCGTTGGCCGCTCGCTGCCGGAGATGTCCTCTCCGCCACCTGTAACAGGCGCTTCACGCCGCGCAAGGCCCTAAGGCGCCCCAGCGTGAAACTTTGGAGATTTTTTAGTGAGGTTTactcctcttgggccggccggtTAAGGCAAGCACCCTTGGCCCTGACTGTGCCGCGAGACATGACCACAGCAAGTCAAGGTAACAAGTTCGCCCGAcagtggccgaagcctgtccatCAGTCGTACATTGACGACCGATGAACCTGCCGCGCGTAGGCGTTTCCGCCTCCTCCCCTTGGATTTTtatagaggttgtctcctcgcggccccctccactcagtgtggaggcggcccccgttcctgcGACCCCACCAAGTGCAGGCTTACGGGTtgcccgacggtggccgaagccgttGCCCGCCCAGAGTTATCTGAGCGGACCCGCCGCGCGTTGggttcttcttagcttcactgtgGAAGTGATATGGAGTAAGCGGCATTTCCAACCACTTccacagctactgagcccccccgccacgacaaggcgagaacccattgggggggaacctaacctaacctaacctaacctaacctaacctaacctaacctttttttttttttttttttttttacgttggaaaatgcgttacgcataccacgccgcccggggggacgacgtggttatgtgggactccccgggtgtcgccacccggtatacccactaaaaaccaacggtgttccttCCCGTCCACGGTGTTACcgggacccgggaatcgccgaagcatgcTTCCGCGACCCGGTGGTGGATGGCCTGATAGGCCCCATCTCAGTCAGGAATGAGTGGCGTGCGgggaacacgcacgcaacgccaACTCGAGCCAGATGGTAGGAACAgcagactcccccgagtctgccgcccgtggctctTACGGTGCGAGGCACCGATGTAATGCCCTCTCGGGTCTTATCGTCCCAGGGTCTCCCCTGTTGTGCCCTCCTCCCCTAGTCCAGGACACACAGGGAGAGACCCGCATCAGTGTTAGGGCGGAAGAcggccgacatccgcccgccgTCTCCGCCCGGGTCTCCTGCGACGTGCAGGGTCGGTGGCAGTAGCCTCCCTTTCCCGCTCCGCATCCTCTTTGGATCGAAGGACGGTTTCACAGAATGTGAGAACCGCCTTCCACGACCTCTCGCTGTCAACCATGGCCTGGACCACAGCAGGCAGCGAAAGGTCGCGCCCCACAACGGCACCAAGTTCTTGGCGCTCTGTCGCCCAGGCTGGGCACGCCTCAAGCGTGTGCTGGGCCGTGTCTTCTGGGCAGCCGTCGCAGTGATGACACTCGGCGGTCGGCTCTCTTCCGGCTACAACATGCAGATACCTCCCAAAACAGCCATGTCCCGAGAGGATCTGAGTGAGCCGGAAGGTCATCACCCCGTGTCGCCGGTCCAACCACTGTCGGAGGACTGGACGAACTGCCTGAATGGTTCTCAGGCCCGCACTAGGCTGTGCCAGCCTTTCCTCCCACTCCAGTAGCAACAGGCGGAGTATTTCCTCCCGCTGCGCTTCCACCTCGCGTGGTGCTGGCGTGTCACCCCGGCCATGCGCCTCCTCCCGCCAAAAGTATATTGATGAGAGGGCTCTCGCATCCAGGTCCCAGGGTAGAGATCCAGCCAGCACCCGCGCCGCCTCGCAGGAAATCGTCCGGTAGCCCCGTATCACCCTGATGGCCATCGCCCTCTGAGCTGCATTCAGAAGGGCGATATTCTGCCTCTTCAGGGTGTTGGCCCATACTGGGGctcaacctaacctaacctaacctaacctaacctaacctaacctaacctaacctaacctaacctaaccttttttttttttttttttttttttttttttttttaacgttgggaaatgcgttacgcataccacgccgcccggggggacgacgtggttatgtgggactccccggaaacccggtatacccactaaaacccaacggtgttcctcctcgccgccatgtggcggggatgcgggaacgcaattgcacacaaccgcgtccccgccggcggatgccctcttgggccctgcgcctatgggggcgcatcaagcgcctcccccaccgccgagggctgcccggaacacttgggcagccctacagcacgggacctatgttgtggacggcggtcccccgaccaccgtccacaggtccccgttagGGCGGAGCTCTGTCCATTCAAGGAACGGTGTCCATCTGCTCCGCCCCGGCCCTCTTGGCCTTGGCCTTCTTGGCCTTGCGCTTCCCCTTCTTCGGGGCGCTCTTCTTCTCCGGGGCCTGGTCTTTTGGCTTTGCCGAAGAAACGCAGCCGCTCCCACCGACCGAATGTGACGCCGGCTTGCCCGCAGCCTCACACACTGGGCAGTGAGGCTCGGCGTCACAGTCCCGTGCCCTGTGGTTCGGttgaccgcagcggaagcacagttGGCTGCGGTCGAACTCACAGGTGCACTTGACACCCATGTGGCCCGGCTCCAGGCAGCGGAAGCACCTCATAGGTCTTGGGCTGAGGAGCCTCGCTCTTGCCGTGGTCCACCCGACATGGACCCGGCCGGAGCCGGCCACCTTTTTGGCCGCGGTGGCGGGGCAACTTACCCAAAGGGAGCCGTCTCCCCGCGGACCGACCACGATCCTGCCACACTTTATTGCGTCGGAGGAGCACCCTCCCTCCTTCGCAATGGCCTCCGCCACCTCAAAGGCATCGGCCGAGTCGTCCAGCCCCGTGATGCGGATTTCCGCCCGCTTCACAGGCCTGGCGACCCGGACCGCCTCAGGGCTCAGGACCTCCCTGAGCTTGCTGGCCAAGGAGTCCGCCTTCTCAGCCGAGGCCTCACCCCCGACCTCCAGCATGCGAGCCCCAGTCGCTGTCTTGCGGAACCCCAAGCTGCCGATCCCGAGGTCCGCAAGACGGACACGCTGCTTGGCGTCTGTGAGGATCGACGCATATGTGACGCCCCTCTCTTCGGCCCCTGGAACCAAGGTGAGCGTCACTGCAGCGGTTTTGGGCGTGCGGATCCTCACCTTCGCGCGCGCCGTGGactgggcctttggcggctctttggccgctttggccgccttgGCCTTAGCCTTGGCCTTTCGGCCAACGACTGCCGTCCACGGCAGCTCCTCCGGGGCGGAGGCAGGCTGACGCCGTGCCTCTGCTGCCTCCTGTGCAGCCAGGCTCTTCTTCTTGCTcttccccttctttcccgaagaaGGGGGAGCAGAAGAGACCTGGCTGTTCGTGGGAGCCTCTTTGGCGGGCTTTGGCTTTGCGCCTGGCCCTGCCATGGGGCGGCCACTACCGCTTGCCGAGGCGACCGGGGCCCCTGCTGGCGCAGAGTGAGCAGGGTCTGCCTTGGCGCCTCTAACGTCCGCTGCGAGCGGAGGTCTCCTACGCGGCTCTGGGAGGAGACGGTCTTCGATCCCGGCCAACCGAGCGTTCAGCATATTGCCGAACATCTCAGCGTTGGCGCGGGCTGTCTCCTCCAGTATCTGCCGGAGGCTTGACTCCGAGCTCTGAGGCTGGGAGggtcgctgccgcaactctTGCAAGTCGCGGCGCAGATCGGCGACTTCCCTCGTGAGCTTGGAGTTAGCGGCCTCCAGCCGCATAACCTCTTCGGACATCGTCCGCTCCCTAATTTGGGACACGGCCTCCTGAATGCCCCTCACCGCATCCTTTAGGGCCCGGACGTATGTGCCCTTCAGTTGTGAAGACTTCGTGGCAACCATAGTTATGGTCTCCAGCGAAGTCTTCACAATGCCGGCTAACGCAGCGCTCGTCTGCTCCTCCTCTTGAGTTCCCAAGTgggggctgggctgtaaagaggccctagcctccctcagGTTCCGGGCCATTCCGGCCACCTCTGCTTCCGCCTCAAGCCGCAGACTCTCGGCCAGCTCCTGGTTGTATgccgccctggctgcggccaggccgacATACTTGCCAGTAGAGGAGGGgcggaacctaacctaaccttttttttttttttttttttttttttttttttttttttagcgttgggaaatgctttacgcataccacgccgcccgggggggcgacgtggttatgtgggactccccgggtgttgccacccggtatacccactaaaacccaacggtgttcctacttttccactgtggtgccaggacccgggaatcgccgaagcattcttccgcgacccggcagtggtGGCCTGTAAGGCCTCGCCTCGTCGTGAGTAgcgtgcgcggaacacgcacgcaacgcctacTCGAGCCAGTTGGAAGttggaacgacagactcccccgagtctgccgcccgtggctccCTGGGTCTCCCCCTTATGTGCACTCCTCCCCTAGTCCAGTGCACACAGGGTGAGACCCGCGTCGGTGTTTGGgcgaaagatggccgacatccgcccgccatccccgcCCCGCTCCGCTCATTTGAGCGGCGTGCGTCGGTGGTGGAAGTGAGATTCCACACAAGCTGGTCTGGTCTCCCGCCCCGGTCTCCCAGGACGAAACCGAGACCATCACCACACCACACAGAGCCGTCAGTTGGTATGCATGGGCTCAGCACCAACTCGTCCCGCGGCctgcgggcgggaaggtcgcgaGGAGGCCTGAGGGCCATCGCGAACCTTCCGCTTGTTCCTCGTTTGGGCAGTACATTTTGAACTGCCCAATCGGTGCTCCGCCGGTCTTCtcgccgcctcgcacactgtgcagtgcGGGATAGCGGAGCACTGTGAGGACTggtggccggtttggccgcatctgaagcactgggtgctccggtccacctcggactcgCACATGGCGTGCGCATGTCCGGTTTCGTGGCATCGGAAGCACCGCAGCGGACGCGGCTCCAGCACCCTCACCTGGACAGAGGTCCAGCCGACAAGGAGGCGACCCTTGGCTACCCTTTTAGCAGCTGCTACAGGGCAGCTCACCATCAGGGAGCCCATGCCACCCGCGCCTACGCGAATGACACCGGTCCTGATGGCGTCTGTCGCACATCCGCCAGCCGTGGCCACTGCCTCCACCACTTCCTGAGCGGTGACGGAGTCATCCAGACCCACAATGCGCATATCTGCGCGTTTGATGGGTCTGGAGACTTTCACAACGTCCCCGCTCATCGACTCCCTGAGCTTTTCAGCCAGGGTGTCGGCCTTCTCGGCGCTCGTGGCGCCCGCGAGCTCCAACACTCTCGCGCCGGTCACCGCCTTGCGGAtcctgaggttggttatccccaGGCTCTGGAGATTCACCTTGGCCTTAGCCGTCCTCAGGACATCCGCATAGGTGGTTCCCCCCTCTGCCGCCGCCGGTTGCAGATGCAGCACTACCGCCGCTGTGCGGGGTGTGCGCATCTTGGGCACCTTGGGGCGCTGTTGTATGGGAGCCGCCTTTTTCTTCCGGCCTTTGCCGACGGTGGTCCAGCCGTCGCCGGCAGACCCAGAAGGCAGGGGTTGGGCCTCAACTTGGCCGCCGTTCCCTCCCTTCTTCCCCTTCTTCCTCCCCCTGGGGCCCCTCTTCCTCTTCTTCTGAGGCTGTGTGGAGGATGGGCCACTGGCAGCCGCGGCTGGGCCTTGAGAGGCCTCGAGCGGCGTGGCACGTGCGGTGCCGGCTGCGGTGGCAGTCGTCTTCTTGGCTACTGCTGCGGGGGTCCTCGCCGAGGCAGCGGGGGTCCTAGCCGCAGCAGCATAAGTCTGCGCATTTTTGCGGTCCGCCGCTAACGGGGGGCGCAACGTCTTTGGAGGCAGGAGCCTGTCCTCTAGACCTGCCAACTTCGCATCGATCATAAAGCCTACCTGGCTTATGATCTGCGCGGCAAGGTCTCCGTCGGTATCGGACGTGGCTCTACTGCTCTTGCGCAGCGGCGGGTCCGTCTTCTTCGCCAGTTTGGCGCTTGCAGCACTTGGCACCGGCTCCGGGAGCGGGCTCTCGGAGACGAGCGAGGTCTCCATTGGCGGTGCAGGCGCTGGCGCTGACGGTCTCGTACTTTGAGATGCGCCCAGCGAATCCTTCACTTGGCGCATCTCCAGCCGAAGGGACTCGATTTCCTTCCGCTGTTCATCGAGCGCTTTCTGTAGGCGGCTGTTTTGCGCCTGCAGGTTGCGCGTTTCCTCGCTCTCCGAAGTGGAGCGGAGGACATCTAGGACCTGCACGATGAGCCTCGTGGAGTCCTTCAGGGCGCGCACAAAGGTGCCCTTGAGTCTGCCGGATTTGCTGGCCACACTCTCGATGACTGCGGCAGCGTCCTTCGCCTTCTGGTACAGATCGGCGACCGTCTCTGTACCAGGTGTTGAGGCGGAATCGAGTCCCGCTGCTTCTTTCTCAGTCTCCAGCGGTGAGCCGGAGCTTCGGAGGCAGAAGATCTTTCTGGCTGATTCAGCCACCGCCATTTCAGCCTCCAGCATGAGCTCCTCCCGCCTGGCGCGGTTGAGCTCAGCTTTGGCCTTGGCAAGCCCCACGTATTCTCCGGTAGTGGGAGGGCGACCTCTACCTCTCTTGGCCCGCGCCCTCATGACGGGTGAACCGAGCTCCGTAACCGGAGCTCGGTCCCCCTCGTCAGAGGACGGGTCCGAGAGCACAACTGTTTTGCGCTTGCGCCACAGTGTGCCCTCTGGGAGGGAGGATAGGCTCTCCATGGAGCAGACGGTCCGTAGACTACTCGTTTCATCCGAAGATGAAACGAGGCCAGGACCGCTCCGTCTTGGCCGTCTCTGGGCTTTTGGCCCAGGGGCAGCAACTTCAGCACTTGGTGCTGGGGTCACGTCAGGGGATAGGCGCTCCAACACCACCCGCGCTTCGGGAAGCGCAGACGGTGTTGACGCGCGAGTGTCAAGTCCGGTAGTGGCGTTGAACGCCGGGTAGAAATCTACCTTGTCCTCCTCGGGTTTACGGAGGCTCTTAGAGCCTACGGAGCGATCGCAGTCCCCCCCACATACGAATGGGGACCTTGGACCGGATTCACCGGTTTCCCGGCTGCCGGCGTGGGTAATTTTATCTTTCTTGAGCGCTTTTTCCATTTTTAGCTGAACCTCAGCAGGCGGTCTCTTTTATTAaccagggtgagctccctggggtgccctCACGGCCTGAGCGTCAGAccatacagcccctcgccgggcaccacaaacttaggcttacggtgattttttcagaggttttcttcctcgcggccccctccgctcaatgcggaggcggcccccgttccagacagcattgcgtctgggctacgggtcgggccgacggtggccgaagccattgcccggcattgctgccggacccgccgcccctgccaacggtggggccgaagcccctgtcatctggccgaagccagagacgccgtcggatagtcgccctcctgtgtccactctgcgcaccacctcgtccctgcagagggccacgagcgagagcgactccaccacgctgttttggtccgcgccggccgaggccggtacccccccattactgggagggcattcccctatccgccacctggggacgcgcccgatgggagatcagcaactccacacgggaacctaacctaacctttttttttttttttttttttttttttttttttttttttttttttttttttttttttttttttttttttttttttttttttttaacgttgggaaatgcgttacgcataccacgccgcccggggggacgacgtggttatgtgggactccccggaaaagccggtatacccactaaaacccaacggtgttcctcctcgccgccatgtggcggggacacgggaacgcaattgcacacaaccgcgtccccgccggcggatgccctcttgggcccagcgcctatgggggcgcttcaagcgcctcccccaccgccgagggctgcccggaacacttgggcagccctacagcacgggacctatgttgtggacggcggtcccccgaccaccgtccacaggtccccgttagGGCGGAGCTCTGTCCGTTCAAGGAACGGTGTCCATATGCTCCGCCCCGGCCCTCTTGGCCTTGGCCTTGCGCTTTGGCCGCTTCGGCTTCGGCGCACTCTCCTGCGGGCTTTTGGCTGCCGGCTTGGCAGCAGAAATGCATCCGCTGCCACCGATGGAGTGAGCCGCCGGTTTGCCTGCCGTCGCACAGACGGGGCAATGGGGCTCAGCCGAGCAGTCCCGCGCCTGATGGTCGGGttgaccgcagcggaagcacagtcggctgcggtcaacctcgcaggagCACTTGACCCCGAGGTGCCCGGGCTCCAGACAGCGGTAGCACCGTGCCGGTCTGGAGTCGAGGAGTCGCACTCTGGCCGACGTCCACCCGACCAGTAGTCGGCCAGAGTCGGACAGCCTCTTGGCAGCTGCGACTGGGCAGCTGATCCAGAGGGACCCGTCCCCTCTCGGTCCGACGACGATCCGCCCATGCTTCACGTCGTCGACCGCGCAGCCTCCTTCCTTGGCCACAGCGTCGGCCACCTCAATGGCGTCGGCTgagtcgtccagcccagtgacgcggatttccgcgcgCTTCACTGGGCGGACGACTTTGACCGCGTCCGGGCTGAGGACCTCCCTCAGCTTCTTGGCGAGGGAGTCCGCCTTCGCCGCCG is drawn from Pectinophora gossypiella chromosome 7, ilPecGoss1.1, whole genome shotgun sequence and contains these coding sequences:
- the LOC126368255 gene encoding uncharacterized protein LOC126368255, which produces MAIRVIRGYRTISCEAARVLAGSLPWDLDARALSSIYFWREEAHGRGDTPAPREVEAQREEILRLLLLEWEERLAQPSAGLRTIQAVRPVLRQWLDRRHGVMTFRLTQILSGHGCFGRYLHVVAGREPTAECHHCDGCPEDTAQHTLEACPAWATERQELGAVVGRDLSLPAVVQAMVDSERSWKAVLTFCETVLRSKEDAEREREATATDPARRRRPGRRRRADVGRLPP